The DNA sequence AGAGGGGTTCTGAAGTAGATAGACAATAGGATATGCAAGTTTGGTGTTCACTGGAGATGAACGGGATGCAGATAATATTTATGTCTTATCACATTTAAGGGGATAATAAAAGCTGGAGTTATGGATGAGATTGTGTTTGGGGAGAATAATGAGATAAGAGAGAGCCAAGTACGTATTTGAGGAACTTGAACTGACCATTGCTGGGAAAGCTGAAGCTAATACTTAATGACCATCAGGGAGGCTATAGAGAATGCCTGTTTCTAGATGGAGGTGAGAATAGGTGGCAAAAGACATTCTGACCAACCCTGAGAAATGAAGAATCTAAGTTTATCAAAAACTTGAGTCGGAAAATGTCTGAATGGATCCTTTCTTGGGGCTAGAGTCAGCAGCACCTCTTTGCCAAGGACACAGTCATCTCTAAGCCCATTCACTGCAGTACTTCTTATATAGACTTGACAACATTCTGCAGTAGTTTGAGTGGGATTTGACTTGCTTCtccttatttggaaagaggaaaggaattcCAGGTCAATGTCTCAAAGTCAATCATTTGGAGAAAGCGCAAAAAAGAGGAAAGCTTCCCTACATACCTGGCCCAGCAAGTATTTCTAGAAACCTGAGCACACCTGGAGCCCCTCTATGcaatattttagatatttgaGAAATGGAAAGCAGTGGATAGAAAAAGTGCTCTGGAGAAGTTTTTCATGTGGtagagaaagtgaaataaaaatttttgaggGTAGAGCTAGATAGACCTCACACTAATTTGTATTGAAATTAGCACTTTATCAAGTAAGGAACTTGCCCTAGTTGGTATACTTTCTTAAAGAATACCAAGGAGTACCTAGAATCTGACTTCCAAAATGTTCACAAGTGTATTCTAAACATGATGAAtcatatgagaaaaatattttattgttgagttttctgACTGGTATAATGCTCCGTTTAAGAATACAGCTTGGCCAAAACACATCCAAGGACATAGCATGTAATTGTTATCATTTTCTAAGTATTTCTGGGATTTGGCACCACTGTTTCCTCAGCACTGAATTTGGAAATTGAAATGTCTTTGTACACATGCCTCATCGACACTTAAGCCAACACTCCTTCAGTATGTTGAATATTTTCCATTGCTTCATGCCTCACTCCTTGTATTTGTGAATCACTTTCCATTAAATTCCTACTACCAcctcttttccttttataaataaaatgtgtaatatataCATGATTATACAGacctatataaatatatgtaatttatagcaatactatatatatatatatagtatacattatatatatatatatggctaaaACCCTATCAGAATTACACTTAATTTATAGACTAAAACATATGTTTTCTAAGAATATACAGTCTTCAGCTATTTTCGTGTGTGCACTGCCTTTATTAAACAATCTCACTATGGGATTTGGAATTCACATACATTTAAGTAACTGTATTTtaatataagattttttaaaagactaagaCTTTACACCATGTGTGTATTTCTTTCTAATGAATGTTAGATTTCTCACtcttaaataaaaaagcaacacaGTGGAGACAAGAAAGATACCAGGTTCCTTTGTCATGACAGGTTTTCAGGAATCATTAAAGCTAATGTAACCTTATAATCCTAGTTTGCCTGTTACATAAACTAACCTGTACGTGGCCATGGAAGACTATTTGTTAAAACTGGATTCCTCAGAGACGTGTGCACACTGAGCATAAACTTCAGCTCCCTTTTTCATCATGTCTGAAATGTCCAATAATTCTGTTCTTCCTTTGTCCTCCCAAGTTTGTGATCATGCAGAGCTTCTCACACACCGTCTTCAACAAAAGGCTTGTCAGGCTTTGTCTTCCAGATTTAGGTCCAATACTTAAACATGACAAATTCCCAGCTGATGGTCGTGCCCGCTCATGTCCCCACCACAGGGCCTCGCTTAAAACAACTGGTTTAAAACAGCACATCAGTATGTCCAGACCTCTTCACAGGGTGACTGAGGGCCGGTGTCCACCACCTCGTGAACAGGGAGGGCCCACAAGACCACAGAGGGAAATCGATGCTATGTTGTTCAGAAATCATTACAAATGGAAACCATCCTCTACACAGCACTTATTTCATTTACAGCTAAGCTCCTGCCCTTCGTCcatatttttgctgttgttttgttttgatatttaaaGCATATGTGTCATTATCAGCagtttttcaaaaattctttttttgctttctggagTAGCAATGTCAACCACAGCAAAAATCAAAAATGAGCGCcatacaaaaaaaatacaaagaatttggaaaaagaaaagaatttctatTAAATAGGTATTGTTATTCCTTTGAGAGAGCTTAGGGGTAAGATTTGTTTTCCCCCTCACTgggatttcttatttttattgctcCTGGttcattcttaattttattccttatggttatttttttctgcttaagtaaaaaattttttagattaTTGCTTCTGTGTAGGgttgagaaaaagtaaaatgtttttattcagcCATTTAATATCTGGTCTTTAAATGACCTCCTGTACTCCTTTATTCATAAACAGAATAGTGAGACTCCcaagaaaagtagaaataatctggttgataattttactttttctgtaaGATGAGCCTTGCATTCCAGACTTATTTGCTTTTCAGGACACCAGACATTTTGACTATTTGACcatctgctgcatatttgaaGTAAATGTCAATCCTAAGTTTTTATACCATTCAGAGGTATAAAGAGATATAAACCTGAAAAGAATGTCTGAGAGGGATTTTTGGAAGGAATGTGCTGAGAAGTTATCACTTTTTTCTTGTACTCAGCTCTCTAGATAGTCACACTGGTATTAAAAGCATCATATTGTACAATGTAGACTGTCTGGTGGCGCCCATCATGACGATATGTATTTGCAGATGTGTCTTCTAGGTGTTATAATGTATTTCAGGCATCTTTTCTCATCACAATCCCATGTAACCACTGGCATGCACTGGAGAGATGGCTTTCCGATGACTGGGATGTATTGGTGGCAGACACAAAGCTAAGACTTATATGATCCTAAAGGCTATGAGAAAATCCTGCAGTTTTCTGGCCACAGCCCAGAGGAGACAGATGAATTTTTTCCTCAATATCATGTGGCTGATCTGAGGGTTCAACACCTTCTCTAGTAGAGTTCCACATGTTTTTGGAAGTAGTAGAAAGATTATGCCTCTGGGCACCGTCAAGATATACATGGTGAATCTTGTTTGTTTGTATGCATACGTGTATTTGTATGTGCATCTGTTTatcagtgtgcatgtgtgtttatatgCCTGAGtatgtgtgagtgcatgtgtgtattAAGAAGAGGTTGAAGAATTACTTCTAAATTGCCAATTTATTACCACTAATTCCAAATGATGAAATAATGGAATGATTTACTCTGAATACCCATATGAGGAGAATGTGTTTGCATACATGATCTGTGCAAAAACATATGATGGACATCATGTAAAGCGTATGTCTAAAGTAGCTTTTATTGGAGATATCATAGAATTCAAGCATCTGCTgtgtttatctttaaattttaatatgctgATTTATCTTTATGTAAATGTATCAGTATGGTTGTTTTTAAGCTCTGATGTTAAGATCATGGCACTCAAAGTTTcccaagagatagaaaatatgaagacccTATTTATAAGTAAGCAATAGACTTTATGTCTAAGAAAAACTTTCCTGTGGATAGCATTTTAATAGATGCCTTGTTAATTATCATAATGCTTTGGTAAAAGTTTTCATTAGACTATAAAAATCAGTTGttctatggagaaccgtatggaagttccttaaaaaactaaacatagaactaccatatgacccagcaatcccactactgggcacacacccagagaaaaccatagtttaaagacacatgcaccacaatgttcattgcagcactatttacaatagccaggtcatggaagcaaactaaatgcccagtTTGctgggcagatgaatggataaagaagatgtggcacatatatacaatagaatattactcagccataaaaagaaacgaaactgagttatttatagtgaggtggatagacctatagtctgtaatacagagtgaagtaagaaagagaaaaataaataccatatgctgacacatatatatggactcttaaaaaaaaaaaaaggttctgaagaacctacgggcaggacaggaataaagacacagacgtagagaatggacttgaggatacagggagggggaagggtaagctgggacgaagtaagagagtggcatggatttatatatacactaccaaatgtaaaatggatagctagtgggaagcagccgcatggcacagggagatcagctcggtggtttgtgaccacctagaggggtgggatagggagggtgggagggagactcaagagggaggagataatggggatatatgcatatgtatagctgattcactttgttataaagcagaaactaacacaccattgtaaaacaattatactccaataaagatgttaaaaaaaaaaatcagttgttctAAAAGTGTGGTCCACATCAGGATCACTTGGGAATTTATTTGAAACACAGATTCTCAGATCACACCTCAGATCTACTAATTGCGCCCAACAACTTGCAGGTGCTTCTATTGTGGGCTAAAGTTTTTGAGAACTTCTGATGTAAGGCATAATATAATATGGCCCTAGTAAAGATATTCATACTGTCACAAATGTTAAGTACCCACCCTACATACAAGGGCAGTAAGGAGAGTAAGAACTACTTTGTTGAAAATAATTAAGGATAAAGTGACTTATAGCATTTTTATATACAAATAGTCCAACAATTATGCAGATTTAAATTATCCACCTCTGCAATCCATTGTAATTCTTTCTGGACACAGACACAATTTATTCACTAacaccagacttccctggtggtccaagcttccaatgcagggggcatgggtttgatacctggtcagggaactaagatcctgcatgctgcagggtgtggccaagaaaaaaaaaaaaagtggatgagATATTCACTAACACCATCCCTTATCTTATAATAATAACTTGAAAAcaatactcatttaaaaaatccttcaatATTACTTCCAAACATATCCACATTTTCAGTAAATGTATAGTTTAAGGATTCAGATGAGCTGCTGGGTAAATGCAAGTACAGAAGATGGgtgtcttttttccttcacagTTTCCCATgactcactgtgtgtgtgtgtttaagaagCCAAAGAATAGATATTCTAGAATGTCActacttaataaatatctatctatattcCACAACTTACCACATTGTGCTTCCTCCATTTTTGGATGAAAAAGACTGACATATATTATAAAGTGGAAACTTCTTCCATTATGATGGCAAGATGTTTTTCTCCTCTCAGTATTTCCAACCACCTAGTCAGGAACAGCATTTGACAATTCATCAATACAGTATTCAATTCAAATTCTAAAAAATGAATTGAGAACGTTTCACTGGGACAATAATAAACTAATGAGAATTGACAGATAatgcaattttttctttttttttgctagaaATGATTTTGGTTTACATAAGGAACAGTAATTCACAAGGGTGGACTGTGGCATAAAAGGGAAACTTTCGGAAGTGGGTAGCCTTCCAAAAACatcataaaattcaaagaaaactagAGTTCACTGAAAAGAGTCTCTCCCATTTCATGCATTGGTGTCTAAAGATTATCTAAAGATTATCTTTAGATTAATCTAAAGGAATCTTTCAAATGTTCAGTGTTTATGctttttctattaaaatgcaaGCATCTCCTGGGACTGCATGCCCACTATCAGCTAACACCATGACAACGTTTGCTAAGTAAGGACTTGTGCTAATGGACCAAAGAAAATGTTCTGAGGACTGTGGGTAGTTGAGTGGACAACAAGGAAAGGATGATAACTGCTATGGAGAAAATATAGGACACTTAGAAACAaaccatatattttataatttcttggaGAAACTTTCAATGTCATACTACACTAAAAATTTTTGGCCTTTAATGTATGGGATGCTGTACTGGCCCCAAACTGAAAAGAATGGTTTGTAACATACGGTGGTTGTAcaatttttccttgtttttcaaagTGTAAAACATTCTGAAGGTCATTCCTTCCTCCCagtatgattattttttatttcacaaaaatCAGTTAATTTGGAGGAGAGCGAAGCTGTATGTCAATGAATTGGTTGCAATCTCATCAGGCAATCAGACGTGAGATCAACACAGCTGTTGGAACAGAAACAGCCAGGACGATTCTAGTTAGAGGACTGTCAGGAACACAGAGGCAAAAAGCATTGTTGTCACGTGGGGTGACACCAaagatttattaatatatttctccaagagatatttaaaataagtgCTATGTTTCCAAAGATTATGACACAGTGTAATAgtaattctttcaaaattgggTGTATAAAATCTACTTTTGATACTCTGAAGCAACATATACCATATTACATACTCAGACGTTgtgtataatatatttatttgcatacagaaatatgtatttctattatacattttataactCTATTTATAGAATATGTATATTAAGCATACAGCATATTCCAGGAAGATACATCAAATATGCACACAGTTCATGCTGTAGCGTGCACCCTTTTAAGAGAAGCATATTTAAGAGGCATGGTATTATATATACATGCTGAACATACATTTTGCACAATTCATCCAGCTTTGGGTGCTTCCCTAATCTATTTGCAACGCCAGTGCTGTGATTGTTGAAAGGGATACTATCAAACTGGGGAAAAGGCAACTACCAGTGAACTaagtaggagaaaataaaagtagattGCATTTCTAAGTATATGTTGCCATCGTTTTGAACTCCCGTCTCTCCCGATGTCAGATGTTTAGGGTCAAAAAAGTGGTGAATGGAAAAAGAGCAGGAGTATGTGGGACCTCCAGCTTTGACACTCAAACCAGAAAGCTTATCTATGTGGCTTATTATACTGATGACTTTGTCCTACCACTTGGGAGCTGACATTAAATTAATGATGAACTGGTAAAAAGgcaatcatttcttttttcaagaaATGAACTAGCTTTTTCACATTCTTAAATTCCTCTTCTTAGAAGACCGCTCTGGGATATTTACATTATTGCTATGAGGAAAGAAGAAGTTCTTGACAGATATTTACCTTTCCAGTGAAGCTAAAGGAGATGAATCATAATGTTTCTGAAAGAGGCTGTTAAGGTTTTTGACAGGAAAAATAGCAGCTCCAATAGAAAGTGAACATATCAACTGCAACCATTTTAATAGCCAACTACTTCAACTTCAATTGACTGGACACTGTGGCAATCGTAAGTGGACATTAAGATGTTGGGAACAATGTGCTATGTGCATGGTCTGGTGATTTTGGCTATATAGATGTGTCTTGTGTTCCCAGTCTGTGAATTACAAATACACCAGACTCAATGGATGACAGTGTGTCTGCTACATGATTGGTGAACATTAACCTTTTTCAAACAGATGAACAATTTGCATTGATATTCTAAGAGTGAAACAGGATTATTTTCCCACTTATATAAAGCAAGCTCTCGAATCCCTTAAAATaggccagggtttctcaactttggcactGCTGACATTTTGAGCCAAAAAATTCTTAGTTGTGGGGTCTATCCTGTGCATTGTAAgccgtttagcagcatccctggcccctaTATTCACTAGATGCCAATAGGCCTCTCTCAAGCTGTGACAACCAACGTCTCCATACATTGttaaatgtcccctgggaggaAAAATCGTCCCTAGTTGGGAGCCActgaaatagacaaatccagCAATAGTTAATGCAAGCCTTTGGATGTAGTCTCCATATCTTTCTAATCATCTACTATTTTcagtattctttccatttttctgattCCGGTTTACAAAGCTTCCATGATGTGTCAGTCTATATTCAattcctttctttaatttttgattgtttctcTTTCAATAAGGTTGTGGTAGATACGGTGGAGATCAaaatagaaggaagaaaggagagcatGTGATGCCAATGGAGAGTAAGAGGCAGTTGGATTCACGATGAGCTGGACTGCTAGAGAAGGCAAAAAAGGACCCAAATCCTGAATCCTCAATCCTTGAATCCAAAGAGTTCATCCCAACTAAAGTGATACGTTGActtgaagaaacaaaataaaaataaatatggatcTTAAATGTAAAAGTTTACATTAAGGTAGAATAAAGATAGCTGTATGAACTGATGCTGTATGTTTATAAATAGAAGATTTAGTTGGGGAAGAATGACTGAAGTTGTTGAAAcaagaagttatttttataaaggataagttatatacaaaaattattggCAATTTGCTTCTTActaattgttcttttttgttgttatttgccTTGTGCTTTTTTTTCAGCTCCCAAAAGTTTTGAGATGCCATCAGTGAGGCAAGTCACACAAAATAACTCTAATTGAAGTGCTAAAGTCTAATACTGACAAATTCATCATGCAACTCACATGGATATTACTGGTCAAGTTATCATAAAGCCCATAaatctaaaatgtaaaatttgtaaagggttttataaatttgatttctattgattgggccatctttaaaaaatctgattgGAAGACTATAGCAAATATAGTAAGAAAAAAAGTTGAGGGGTAAAAATAACTAAGTGTGAGTCAATacaattgtatatttatttgggGTACCAATAAAAAGTCTTACATAGACAAGTTTTATATAAAGCCGCCGTTGGGTAATCGTTTCTGATATGACTTTTCTATGgtctagcatttttaaaaatggtgagaAGTGGCACAGGTGCAGCCACTtatattctttcagattttgctGAGCTCACTTGGCCTGTTTAGGTATCCATAACATTTCTGCCATAAAGATTACTACTTCTATTGACAgaattttgaagttaaaaaattttagggagaactgatgatttgagggggaaaaaaaggtggtttcagtatatgttttttaattactctattttttttttccctccataggTCATAGGATGGTTATAAACCTCACTTATCTGTAAGTTGAATATCATCCTTTAGCAAGCATTGAGGAGAAGGTCTTATTCTCTTGGGACTGACCCAAAAGTCATTGGTGCCACGTGAATAAGTTAATCCTATTTAAGATTCCAGATGAATAAAGCAGCATCTTCCTGCTGACAAAGGCCAGGAGTTCATGTTTACAAGTTAGCATGTCATACACAGGTTAGGCAGATCAGGTTGAAACAGGATGCCCTTTCAACCTTCTATTTTCTTATCTCAAAATTCACCCGCCCTCAGTAAACTTTCTCCAACAAGAATGACCATTGTTCAATTTGATgaaacctcaatttaaaaaatgactttggtTTCTCaagcatatttatatattacgTAGGCTATTCTATTAAAATAAGAGGCTAGTTTAGTAGAAAACCAGATTGGTGAAAATATTTCACATGAAGAATCATAAGTGAACTAAATCCTCATAGGGTTTTATACCCCCAAAGAATGCAAAAGACACAGTGGGCAGGGGTGAAATACCCTTTTTCATGGCTGTCTCCGTATTTAGTGAAAGTCCTGCAGATTTTGCCCTTACACAATGTAAAACAGGGAAGTATAAAAACCAATGCcatatgagaaaaataatgatGTAATGTaattaagttttttgtttgtttttgtttgtttgctctcttttgatggtgggaaagggaaaggcaaaaaaagataagcatttattatgttgCAATTCTCCacataaaaccaaaacaagagAATAATATATGTTAAACACTCCGGAGGCCATTTCTACATCCTTTTTTGATCTTCTTTGTTCACTTCGCCATTGTGTAATGGCTTTCTTTATCTTAAACTCTCCAGGTTAGTTTGTAACTGTGGCATTTCATCCTCATATGGACACTTgggaacaaaaaaatgaaaaaaaggagtgaggttattattctttttgtgcAGAGATAAAATTATAGATTCAGAAGCCCTTCTTCAAGAGAGTATGAGAAAGCATAGATCATTTCTTAAATCCACAGTTCCAACATGTCTCCTTAATGGTCTCCTTGCTCCTAAACTGACAGGGTTTATAAGGTGCAAGTTTCAAACTGGAGCATAGGCACCATAAGAGTGTCACTGTTGGGCTCCTTAATTGCACATTCCATGATAAGACTATAAAGTGCAATGGCAGAGATCTGAAAACTAGGAGctcttttattctgtttcttttcgcCAAGCTCCCCTTGACTACCTTCTTTCTTTACAAAGATGTTTTACCTTGTGGCGCCTATGTTCTTATAATGACACATGAGAAGGTGTTTAAAGGTCTTCTTGAAGGTGGCATTACAAAGTGCATAGCAGGCAGGGTTGATAGTGCTGTTGATGTAACAGAGCCAATAACCAATTGTCCACACTGTGTTGGGGATGCAGGGTGCACAGAACGTGTTAATGAGCACCATGACATTGTATGGGGCCCAAGTGATGATGAAAGCCAACAGAATGGCTAAGATCGTCCTGGTCACTTTCTTTTCCCGGGAAGGAGGAGGcttcttttttgcaggctgcttgGTCATTTTTACAATCTTGCGAGCAACaatgttctgtttttcatttccattctgaCCTGAAGAACCAACTACCTCCACGGTGGTATTGGTTGGGGTACATGAGTCACCTTTTTGGGTCTTGGTGACAATTTTGATGCATGTTTGCTTTGAGTTCTCATCTTTGGAGTGGCCCAGGGAAGTGGAAACTGTGTTTTCATCCTGGGTTATTTCATCATCTCTCATATTAGAGGCGACAGCACTGACTGAGGTGGAATCATTGgagctttccttttcctccccctGGACACAGTTTTCAGTCACAGCATCTCTGGGAGCTTTGCCGTTCTGGATTTTGTTGTGCTCCAGGCCATCATCACTGCCAggcatgttgttgttgtttggcttCACTATCCTTCCTTGTACCAGACTTGGAGA is a window from the Orcinus orca chromosome 9, mOrcOrc1.1, whole genome shotgun sequence genome containing:
- the CHRM2 gene encoding muscarinic acetylcholine receptor M2 → MNNSTNSSNNGLALTSPYKTFEVVFIVLVAGSLSLVTIIGNILVMVSIKVNRHLQTVNNYFLFSLACADLIIGVFSMNLYTLYTVIGYWPLGPVVCDLWLALDYVVSNASVMNLLIISFDRYFCVTKPLTYPVKRTTKMAGMMIAAAWVLSFILWAPAILFWQFIVGVRTVEDGECYIQFFSNAAVTFGTAIAAFYLPVIIMTVLYWHISRASKSRIKKDKKEPVANQDPVSPSLVQGRIVKPNNNNMPGSDDGLEHNKIQNGKAPRDAVTENCVQGEEKESSNDSTSVSAVASNMRDDEITQDENTVSTSLGHSKDENSKQTCIKIVTKTQKGDSCTPTNTTVEVVGSSGQNGNEKQNIVARKIVKMTKQPAKKKPPPSREKKVTRTILAILLAFIITWAPYNVMVLINTFCAPCIPNTVWTIGYWLCYINSTINPACYALCNATFKKTFKHLLMCHYKNIGATR